The Neurospora crassa OR74A linkage group IV, whole genome shotgun sequence genome has a segment encoding these proteins:
- a CDS encoding glycerophosphoryl diester phosphodiesterase has translation MPSTLSTLSWLALVAPALALPSHGVPGKNQTGIKPITRIQLGPRPYWLIDQMEDSPLKTKLRSCSEKEMRPSRWSIGHRGGGTLQFPEETEASILAGTRMGAGIEECDVTFTSDRQLICRHSQCDLHTTTNILTIPSLAAKCTVPFTPYNATTKQSATAKCCTSDFTLAELTETKGLCSKMDSSDPQATTPEEYQGNVPGYRTTLYSGPGTCHKLLTVKEYIALVEALGLDFTPELKTPEVEMPFGSINFTQEAFVQQLIDEFKAAKIDPKRVWLQSFLYDDVLYWLRAEPEFAKQAILLDESGDAPSTISAATASLVKYAQDGVKIVAPPLQYLVSTVTDQDGKVKVVASEYAKQAKKLGLKVISWSLERSGWLADSTKGGYYYSTIANATAARGEGVVYELLDVLASKEVGAIAVFSDWSATVSYYANCFGLFP, from the exons ATGCCCTCCACCCTCTCAACCCTCAGCTGGCTAGCCCTCGTAGCACCAGCCCTCGCCCTCCCCAGCCATGGCGTCCCAGGCAAGAACCAGACGGGCATCAAACCCATCACGAGAATCCAGCTTGGCCCCCGACCGTACTGGCTAATCGACCAGATGGAGGACTCCCCCCTCAAGACCAAGCTCCGATCTTGCTCCGAAAAGGAGATGCGCCCCAGCCGTTGGAGCATCGGTCACCGCGGTGGCGGCACGTTGCAGTTTCCCGAGGAGACGGAGGCGAGCATCCTGGCTGGC ACTCGTATGGGCGCGGGAATCGAAGAGTGCGACGTAACCTTTACCTCCGACCGGCAGCTCATCTGCCGGCACTCGCAATGCGACTtgcacaccaccaccaacatcctCACGATCCCTTCGCTGGCCGCCAAGTGCACCGTCCCTTTTACTCCCTACAACGCCACGACCAAGCAATCGGCAACCGCCAAGTGCTGCACCAGTGACTTCACTCTCGCCGAGCTTACCGAAACCAAGGGGCTCTGCTCAAAGATGGACTCTTCCGATCCCCAGGCTACAACACCGGAGGAGTACCAGGGCAACGTACCCGGCTACCGCACCACGCTCTACTCCGGCCCCGGAACCTGCCACAAGCTGTTGACCGTCAAGGAGTACATTGCGCTCGTCGAAGCGCTGGGCCTGGATTTCACCCCGGAGCTGAAGACGCCGGAGGTCGAGATGCCTTTTGGTTCCATCAACTTTACGCAAGAAGCGTTCGTCCAGCAGTTGATTGACGAGTTCAAGGCGGCGAAGATTGACCCCAAGCGCGTCTGGCTCCAGAGCTTCTTGTATGACGACGTGTTGTACTGGCTGCGCGCCGAGCCGGAGTTTGCAAAGCAGGCAATTCTCCTCGACGAGTCGGGTGATGCTCCGAGCACCATCTCCGCTGCCACTGCCTCCCTGGTAAAGTATGCGCAAGACGGCGTCAAGATCGTTGCCCCTCCCCTTCAGTATCTGGTGTCGACTGTCACCGACCAGGACGGCAAGGTCAAGGTGGTTGCGAGCGAGTATGCCAAGCAGGCGAAGAAGCTTGGGTTGAAGGTGATCAGCTGGAGTTTGGAACGATCCGGATGGCTCGCGGACAGCACCAAGGGAGGGTATTACTACTCGACGATTGCGAATGCCACGGCGGCAAGGGGAGAGGGCGTTGTGTACGAGCTGCTCGATGTTCTGGCAAGCAAGGAGGTCGGGGCGATTGCCGTTTTCAGTGACTGGAGCGCGACCGTCAGTTACTATGCGAATTGCTTTGGGTTGTTTCCTTGA